In the Phaeobacter gallaeciensis genome, one interval contains:
- a CDS encoding aKG-HExxH-type peptide beta-hydroxylase — protein MEIQFGTTFFPNADDLRETITRLFCRLETSLQHLLLEVWDAPENTARAEEKLKRIFSDHGRPDSLVFAAHDAMLNAALAQDESSFEQACLQFLQLPDPVQATGLRVLGLSKEELGLSACNLLRRVFRDDAGLTSDLSAPGAKAKKQAAAKINLAINMLDQYAPDWAKEFDLLVTQVYLGVNRDPKKSGFGGATVFAAFGSILVNSDQIDILPTVLMTLVHESSHAKLFLYHLDDPVILNEDNELFSSPLRSTPRPMEGIFHAAWVSARMVQSARAMLDNGFCGPDAEELRRQSRQAAIIFRDCATQVEQHARLTPLGHRLFDDAQRAMSDACS, from the coding sequence ATGGAAATCCAGTTTGGAACAACCTTTTTCCCGAATGCTGATGATCTTCGGGAAACGATCACTCGACTATTCTGCAGGCTTGAGACCTCATTGCAGCACCTGCTGCTTGAGGTCTGGGACGCTCCCGAAAACACAGCGAGAGCAGAAGAAAAACTCAAGCGTATTTTCTCCGATCACGGGCGCCCCGATAGCCTTGTGTTTGCCGCCCATGACGCGATGTTGAATGCTGCACTCGCACAGGACGAATCCAGCTTTGAACAGGCCTGCCTGCAATTCCTACAGCTCCCCGATCCCGTCCAGGCGACCGGCCTCAGGGTACTCGGCCTGTCGAAAGAAGAGCTGGGCCTCAGTGCATGTAACCTTCTTCGTCGTGTGTTTCGCGATGATGCTGGGCTTACATCTGACCTGAGCGCTCCCGGTGCCAAGGCGAAGAAACAAGCTGCTGCCAAGATCAATCTAGCGATAAACATGCTGGACCAGTACGCGCCCGATTGGGCCAAAGAGTTCGATCTCCTCGTGACGCAGGTATACCTTGGCGTTAACAGAGATCCGAAGAAGAGCGGCTTTGGCGGCGCCACGGTCTTTGCAGCCTTCGGTTCCATCCTCGTGAACTCTGACCAGATTGATATTCTGCCAACGGTTCTGATGACGCTGGTGCATGAAAGCTCTCATGCCAAACTGTTCCTATATCATCTGGATGACCCTGTTATCCTGAATGAAGATAACGAGCTCTTCAGCTCTCCCCTCCGCTCCACGCCGCGCCCGATGGAGGGGATTTTCCATGCGGCCTGGGTCTCGGCACGCATGGTGCAATCTGCGAGGGCTATGCTCGACAACGGCTTTTGCGGGCCGGACGCCGAAGAACTGCGCCGCCAAAGCAGGCAGGCGGCGATCATCTTTCGGGATTGCGCTACCCAAGTCGAACAACATGCCCGTTTGACGCCTCTGGGACACCGGTTGTTTGATGATGCACAAAGGGCAATGTCAGATGCATGCTCCTGA
- a CDS encoding class I adenylate-forming enzyme family protein, whose amino-acid sequence MHAPETIGAAFLKQVEINPGAILFETRSGTGIGSLTYADFKMRIELTMLAFAGKGVAAGQVVGLANTNQIDTFAAILALWALGASPLVLDFRSPPSDILERAGRARAVCVFSDFRKLTQNEGILESPRGGQATQTSGELVFPATPHVTADFIMSSGTTGVPKLHPVSHEELLSATDRMATGGERGDWGNAVSCLNLSFPGTRYIWYRNAISGRKIITVPVFFDYGELDAALLHEDAEEATLPPVLIRGLVQHIKAQGLVGNRPRYDRLVKMQSIGGPLLGSVLTEAKSILSDKLCVTYSSTQTGIISRLEGDAIDSYPTSVGKPLPHHHIRIVDDEGCPLPNNQVGHIETQVNGSAARPGDRGYLDDEGYLYVVGRVQEYFCRNGVSFNAPDLENRVQEVTGAALCCIISSPSEAGDDDQIVAVIEAEPSNLSDFKTRLRAQLSPLTRPDRIVLMPVLPKTSGLKVARAHLQQEIKDNPETCHVI is encoded by the coding sequence ATGCATGCTCCTGAAACGATCGGCGCGGCCTTTCTTAAACAGGTCGAAATAAACCCGGGCGCCATACTTTTCGAAACTCGGAGCGGAACAGGGATCGGCTCCCTCACCTACGCAGACTTCAAAATGCGCATCGAGTTGACGATGTTAGCCTTTGCCGGAAAAGGCGTTGCCGCTGGCCAGGTGGTAGGGCTTGCCAACACCAACCAGATTGACACGTTTGCTGCAATTCTTGCGCTATGGGCATTGGGGGCCTCGCCTCTGGTGCTCGATTTCAGAAGCCCGCCTTCGGACATTTTGGAAAGGGCTGGGAGGGCGCGCGCTGTATGTGTCTTTTCAGACTTCAGGAAGCTGACCCAGAACGAAGGGATTCTGGAGTCTCCCAGAGGGGGGCAAGCGACACAAACTTCGGGAGAGCTGGTTTTCCCGGCCACGCCGCACGTCACCGCAGATTTCATCATGAGTTCTGGAACAACCGGTGTTCCGAAGCTGCACCCGGTGTCACATGAGGAGCTTTTGAGTGCCACTGACCGGATGGCCACGGGCGGAGAAAGAGGCGATTGGGGAAATGCAGTGTCCTGTCTCAATCTCAGTTTTCCGGGAACGCGCTACATCTGGTATCGCAACGCGATCAGCGGGCGAAAGATCATCACTGTCCCGGTGTTCTTCGACTATGGGGAACTCGATGCGGCTCTTCTGCATGAGGATGCAGAAGAAGCCACTTTGCCGCCGGTATTGATCCGCGGTCTGGTCCAGCACATCAAAGCGCAAGGGCTGGTCGGGAACAGGCCACGCTATGACAGGCTGGTCAAAATGCAGAGTATCGGCGGCCCGCTGCTTGGCTCGGTTCTGACTGAAGCCAAGTCCATCCTTTCGGACAAGCTCTGCGTTACCTATTCTTCGACGCAAACGGGCATCATATCCCGTCTGGAAGGGGATGCGATTGACAGCTATCCGACCTCAGTCGGGAAACCGCTTCCACATCATCATATCAGGATCGTCGATGACGAAGGCTGCCCTCTGCCCAACAACCAGGTTGGCCATATTGAAACGCAGGTAAATGGCAGTGCCGCTCGCCCAGGTGATCGTGGCTACCTGGACGACGAGGGATATCTCTATGTTGTGGGAAGAGTGCAGGAGTACTTTTGCCGAAACGGCGTTTCCTTCAACGCACCGGACCTGGAGAACCGGGTCCAGGAAGTTACTGGCGCGGCGCTTTGTTGCATAATTTCCAGCCCGAGCGAGGCCGGTGATGACGATCAGATCGTTGCGGTCATCGAAGCCGAGCCAAGCAATCTCAGTGATTTCAAAACCCGGTTGAGAGCGCAGCTATCCCCGCTAACAAGGCCGGACAGAATCGTACTGATGCCGGTGCTTCCAAAGACATCTGGTCTCAAAGTCGCAAGGGCACACTTGCAGCAGGAGATCAAGGACAATCCGGAGACATGCCATGTCATCTGA
- a CDS encoding acyl carrier protein codes for MSSELRACVENSFKACFPDAELSKDSDFFDLGGDSLKAVGLCRLIAETLGMEVHPSILFSHSTPATLTAALRREYGTL; via the coding sequence ATGTCATCTGAGCTGAGGGCTTGCGTCGAAAACTCATTCAAAGCTTGTTTTCCCGATGCCGAATTGTCGAAAGACAGCGATTTTTTCGATCTAGGCGGGGATTCCCTGAAAGCGGTTGGCCTGTGTCGTCTTATTGCCGAAACCCTCGGCATGGAGGTTCATCCATCCATTCTGTTTTCTCATTCCACCCCGGCCACGCTTACTGCTGCTCTTCGGCGCGAATACGGG